The sequence below is a genomic window from Streptosporangium lutulentum.
TGGCCCGTCGGCGGCCGCGTGACGTCGAGCGTCCCGGAGTCGTCGAAGCGCTCGCCGTCGCGGTTGGCGGCGTTCAGCGCGATCGTCACCGACTGGCCGGCCCGGATCAGCCGGCCGTCGAGCTCGACGTCCTCCACCGCGCACCGGATCGGGCCGAGGTGGACGATGGTGAGGTAGCGCAGGAGTTCCTCGACGGCGCTGTCCGTCACCGACGGGTCATCGCGCACCGCGGCCAGCTGCGAGGGGTTGGACAACAGCGCGAAGGTGCCGAGGGCGATCATGTTCGCGGTCGTCTCGTGCCCGGCGACGAGGAGGAGCACCGAGACGCCGGCCATCTCCTCGTCGTTCAGCTCCCCGCTCTCCACCATGCCGCTGATCAGGTCGTCCGCCGGCCGGGCGCGCTTGTGCCGTACGAGGTCTCGCAGGTAGTCCGTCAGGTCGTTGACGGCCGCCTCCGCCTCGTCGACCGTGGACTCGAGGTTGAGCAGCGTCCTGGAGTCTCGCTGGAACTGGTCGCGGTCGGAGTAGGGCACGCCGAGCAGCTCGCAGATGACGAGCGAGGGGATGGGCAGGGCGAAGGACTGGACCAGGTCGGTGGGCGGCCCGTCGAGCTCCATGGCGTCCAGCCGTTCAGCGGTGATCGTCTCGATCCAGGGCTCCAGCCGCTTCATCCGGCGCACGGTGAACTGGCCGGTCAGCATCCGCCTGAACCGGGTGTGCTCCGGCGGATCCATCCCCAGGAAGAATCCGGGCCGACGCTTCCTCCGCCGCTCGGTCAGGTGCGGGGAGATCGGCGAGTGCACGAGGTCCGGCAGGTTGCTGAAACGCGGATCGGCGAGTACGGCCCGCGCCATGGCGAAGCCGGTGACCAGCCACCCCTCGTGGCCGTCCGCGTAGGTCATCGGGCGGATCGGGTCCTCCTGCGCCCATCGCACCAGCGCCGAGGGCGGGTCGAAGCGATTCTCGCGTGCGGTCGGGAACGTCACCGGGCTGGATACGGCTTCGGTCATGGATGTCTCCCCCTGGAGAGTCAACGAACTCCTTGACTCCACATAACAACTTCTGACATTAAATTGCAACTGATGCAAAAAATCATTGAATGCAGTAACGTTGTTTCATGGCAGAGAGCTCGGGACTGCGAGAACGCAAGAAGTTACGCACCCGCCGTGCGCTGATCGAGGCGGCCCTGCGCCTCTTCACGGAGAAGGGCTACGAGGAGACCACCCTGGCGGAGATCGCCGCGGCCGTGGACATCTCGCCCCGGACGTTCTTCAGCTACTTCGCGACCAAGGAAGACGTGATCTTCTTCGACTCCCAGGCGCGCCTCGACAGGGCCCTCGCCGTGCTCGCCGAGCGGCGGCCGGGGGAGACGGTGGCCGAACTCATGCTGCGCGTGGTCGAGCACTCCCTGGCCTGGGCCACCGTTCCGGACGACGAGGCCGTGGGGCTGACCGCGGCCCGCGTGCATCTGATCATGTCGGTTCCGGCGCTTCAGGCGCGCGCGTTGCACGTGCTGGTCGACAGCCAGCGCGGGCTCGCCGAGGCGCTGCATCGGGCGCATCCGGAGGAACTCGACCTCGTCGAGGCCTTCGCCCTCGTCGGCGCCCTCGTCGGCGCCCCGACGATCACGGCGATGGCGCTCCTGGACAGGGGCGACCCGCCCGACCAGGTGTGGGCCGCCGCCCGGCAGGCCCTGGACATCGCCGTGCAGGGTCTGCGCTGGGTCGGCTCGCCGTACCGGCCCGAGCCCGTCTGACCGGGCCGCGAGGCCGTCGTTCGTCCGGCCTCTACGGCTGGGGCGGTGCCTGGACGGGTGAGAGCGGACGCCAGGGGACCGGGCTGGACAGCACCATCATGCTCGACGGGTGGCCGTACGGCGCGAGCCTGTCGATCATCTCCTCGAAGGCCGTCATCGAGGAGGCGGCCACCCGGAGCAGGCAGCAGGTGTCACCCGTCACCCGGTACACCTCAAGGATCTCCGGCCAGGCCAGCGCCTGCTCGTCGCGGAGCACGCAGCGCGGACCGTAACACGACATCCTGATCAGGGCGGCCACCCCGCGTCCGGCCAGCGCCGGATCCACCCGCGCGTGATAGCCGATGATCACTCCGGTCTCCTCCAGCCGCCGTACCCGCTCCGCCACCGCCGGAGCCGACAGGTGCACCCGCCGCGAGAGCTCGTTGTACGACAGCCGCGCGTCGTCCTGCAGTTCGGTCAGCAGCGCCCAGTCCATCGCGTCCACCGTCACGCTCCGTTATCCCCTAAGTCGATCGGCCTTGACGCCTTCCATTCAGAAGGCGAAATCTCATATCCCCTTTCCCATGGTATTTCGGTGCCGGCCCGAACGCATCAGGATGGAGCGTGAACAAGCGGAGGAACACCAATGATCACCATCAGGCAGCTCAGTGAGCAGGACCGGAAGACGCGGGCCGAGGCCAACGAGGGACTGCCCACGCTCGGATTCGACGCGGGCACGCCGTACGACGACTACGTCGGCACCGCCGTCCTGCACGGACTCCAGCGCACCGTCACCGACGCCCCCGAAGAGCTCGCCTTCCTGGTCACCACCCAGGTGATGGAGCTCTACTTCGGCCTGCTCCGCTCGGAGTGGAGGCTCGCCCAGCGGCAGCTCGACGAGGACGACGTCGCCGCCGCGACCCTCACGATCAAGCGCACGGTCAAGCACTTCGAGGCGCTCAACGCCGCGTGGGCGGCGCTGAGCTGGCTGACCCCGGCGCAGTTCAACTCCTTCCGCGACTCTCTGGGCGAGGGGTCGGGCTTCCAGTCGGCGTTCTACCGTCACGTGGAGTTCCTGCTCGGCAACAAGTCCGAGTCGCTCATCCGCCCGCATCGCCGCAACCCCGAGGCGTACAGGGAACTCGTGGAGGCACTGAACCGGCCGAGCCTGTACGACTCGGTGCTCGCCCTGCTCGCCCGGTCGGGCCACGCGATCCCCCGCGCGGTGCTGGAGCGTGACCTCACCGCCGAGTACAAGCCCAGTCCCGAGGTCGAGGCGGTCTGGGCCGAGGTGTACGGCGGGCCGCTCGCGCCGCTGGCCGAGGCGCTGATCGACCTGGCCGAGCAGTTCTCCGACTGGCGCTATCGCCACCTGATGGCCGTGCGCCGCTCGATGGGCGCCAAGCCGGGTTCCGGCGGGTCAAGCGGCCTGAGCTGGCTGGAGCGGAGCATGCGGCGCGAGATCTTCCCTGAGCTCTGGACGGCCCGCACCCTCATGTGAGGGGGCTCGTCTCACCCCGGCGCCGCCGGCGAATCGAGTGATCGGCCGTCGTCCGCCTCCGCCCGGGCCCGCCAGAGGGCGGTCAGCCGGTGAGGATCGGGGCCGGGACCGAAGACCGCAGGGCGGTGATGAGGGCGGCGACGGCCGGGTGGGTGCCGGATCCCCGCCTGAAGGCGATTCGGGTGCGGCGGCGCATGGGCAGTTCGGTGAGCCGTACGCCGTCGGGTGGATCGGCCGCGCCGAGCTCCGGCACGAGTGCGACGCCCTGGCCCGCCGCGACCATCGCCAGCACGGTGGCGAAGTCGTCGATGTGGTGGCGGACCCTCGGGGCGAACCCGGCGGCCTGGCAGGCCCGCACGGTCATCGTGTGGCAGAGCGTGCCGGGGGTGGAGGCGATCCAGGGGTCGTCGCGCCGCCGGGCCAGCGCGCCGCCGGAGTCCTCGGGGCCCTCCGAGCCCGGATACCTGAGTTCTTCTGTCGAGCCCTTCGAGTCCTCTGGGTCCTTTGCGTCCTCCGAGCCCGGATACCTGGGCTCTTCCCTCAAGCCCGTCGAGCTTCCTGAGCCCCCTGGGTCCCCTGGGTCCTTCGAGGCCGGACACGTGGGCTCTTCCAGGGAAGCCAGATACATGGGTTCCTCCAGCAGGTCCTCGGTGTCCAGGGCGAGATCCGGGGGAGCGGGCACGAAGTCGTACTCATGGACGAGCGCGACGTCCAGGTCGCCCGCGCGCAGGCGGGGGGCCACCTCGGCGGGGTCGATCTCGTCCACCATCGGCTCCAGCCCGGGGTGCTCCCGGGCAAGGACGGTGAAGGCGGCGGGCAGGATCGCTCGGGTGGCGGTGGGAAAGGCCCCGATCCTGATCGTTCCGGTTAGGCCGGTGCGCGCGGCGGCCAGTTCGGCCGAGGCCCGCTCCAGTCGCTCCAGCACGGCCTCGGCGTGCCCGACCAGCGCGATCCCCGCCGAGGTGAGCACCACCCGGCGCCCGGTCCGCTCCAGCAGCGCCACCCCCGCCTCCCGCTCCAGGACCGCGAGTTGCTGGGAGACGGCCGAGGGGGTGAAGGCCAGCGCCTCGGCGACCGCCGTGATCGTGCCCCGGCGGGAGAGTTCGCGGAGCAGGCGGAGGCGCCGTACATCAAGCATCAGTTCAGCTTAACATTTTCGGAAGAAATGCGAACTGGACCTGCACGGTCGGCAGTGGCGAAGCTGGTGTCATGACTTTCCATGGGGTTCACATTCCTTTGATCACTCCGTTCGCCGAGGACGGCGAGGTCGCCGTGGAGGCGCTCGAAGGACTCGCGCACGCCGTGCTCGACGAGGGCGCGGCCGGACTGGTCGCGCTCGGCACCACCGCCGAGGTCGCGACGCTCACCGGGGAGGAGCGGCGGACGGTCCTGGAGACGTGCGCGCGGGTGTGCGGGGAACGGCGCGCGCCGCTGATCGTGGGCGCCGGATCCGCCGACACCCGGAGCACGGCCGAGGCGCTGGACGCGCTGAAGGCATGGCCCGAGGTGACGGCCGCGCTGGTGACCGTTCCGTCCTTCGTCCGCCCGTCCGAGGCCGGGGTGCTCGCCCACTTCGGCGCGCTGGCCGAGCGGACCCCGGTGCCGCTGGTGATCTACAACATCCCCTACCGGACAGGGCAGTCCGTGGGCGTGGACACGCTGCGACGGCTGGGGGAGCTGCCCATGGTGGCCGGGGTCAAGCACGCGGTCGGCGGGGTCGACCTGGACACCGTCATGCTGCTGGCCGACCCTCCCGGGGACTTCGCGGTGCTGGCCGGGGACGACCCGTTCTTCTCGGCCCTGCTCGCCCTCGGCGCCCCGGGTGGCATCCTCGCCTCCGCCCATCTGCGCACCGCGCTGTTCGCCGAACTGGCGGAGACCTGGCGATCGGGCGACACCGCACGCGCGCGTGCCCTGGGCCACCGCCTCTCCGCCCTGTCGGCGAGCGTGTTCGCCGAGCCCAACCCCACCGTGCTCAAGGGAGTGCTGCACGCCCAGGGCCGCATCCCCACGGCCTCGGTCCGGCTCCCGCTCGTCCCCGCCGGCAGGGCCTCGATCGAGGCCGTCCTGCGGCTGATGTGACGACGCTACCGGCCGCCTGAGCCGTTCGCCGGTCGCTCGTCGGCCGGCGGCCGGTCCATGGGGTCAGGCGCGCTGGCAGGTCGGGCACCAGAAGAGGTTGCGGCCGGAGAGCACCTCGGTGCGGACCTCGGTGCCGCAGAGGAAGCAGGGCATGGTCGAACGCCGGTAGACGTAGACCTCGCCGCCGTGGCCGTCGACGCGGGGCGGACGGCCCATCGCCTCCGGCGTGTGCTCGGGCCTGACCGTGTCGATGTGGCCCGCCCGCACGCCCTCGGCCATCAGGAACACCAGATCCGTCCAGATCGCCGACCACCGCTCGTGGGTGAGGTCGCGGCCGGGACGCGCCGGGTCGACGCCCTGCCGGAACAGCGCCTCGGCCCGGTAGATGTTTCCCACGCCCGCGACGACCGACTGGTCCATCAGCAGGGTCCCGATGGAGGTACGGCTGCGGCCGATCCGCCGCCAGGCGAGCTCCGGCTCGGCGTCCGCGCGCAGGGGGTCGGGCCCGAGCCTGGCGTGCAGCGCCTTCTTCTCGTCCGGGTCCAGCAGCTCACAGGTGTTGGGCCCGCGCAGGTCGGCGTACTCCTCCGTGGTGCTCAGGCGAAGCCGCACCATACCCGTCGGCGGGGGCGCCGGCGCCGGACCGAAGGTGTATTTGCCGTAGATGCCCAGATGCACATGGAGCCACCGGTCGTCGTCGAAGCCCAGCAGCAGATGCTTGCCGTGGGCGTCCGCCTCGGTGAGCACCCGCCCGTCGATCCGCAGGGCTCCGGCGGCGAACCTTCCCTGAGGGCTCTCGGCGTGAACCGCGGTTCCGGCGAACGCCCGCCGATGCTCCCCGGCCAGGCGGTGGATGGTGTGTCCTTCAGGCATGGTTCCAAAATCATACGGCGCGCTCACCGGTGGTGAGGATGACCCGGCGGCGAAGGAGAAGGGCGTGGGCCGACGCGGCGAGGACGGCCCCGGCCGCGTAGGCCAGGAGGTCGGCCGCGCCGAAGGTGCTGCCGAGCACCAGCCTGGCCACGACACTCGCCTCGGAGAGCGCGGCGGGAAGGGGCGTGAGCTGAGCCAGCTCGACCACCCAGCTGAACGCCAGCGCGCCGGCCGCCGCCCGGAACGGCGAGACCCGGGGCCACACCAGCACGATCAGCACGTACACGAGCACGGTGTAGAGGGCGTCACCGGCGTACTTGCCGAACCAGCCGCCGGTCAGCGCGCGGACGGACAGACCGGCGAGGACGGTGACAACGGCCAGGAGCGCGGCGAGCAGGCGAGTGCGGAGGACGGGGGACACCCGCCCACGATAACGCCGCGTGATGCGGAGTGCCTTTTCCCCGCCGCCGATCACACCTCGGCGTTCCGCTCCAGCCACGCGACGATGTGCTCCACATAGCTTTCAACGTTCAGCAGGGGCTTGCCGTCGAGGGTGAGCACCGCGATGAGGTGCCCGACGTCGAACACCCCGTCCCAGATCCGGGCGCGCCGGTAGGTCTCGCCGTCGACGGCTTCGCGGACGTTCTCCCAGCCGTGCCACGCCATGAAGGCGGCGTCGACCGCCGGGTCGAACCGCAGGGCCAGGTCCCAGTCCAGGACGCCGATCAGCTTGCCGTCCTCACCCCAATGGACGTTCCCGGCGCCGAGATCGCCGTGGACGAGCGCGTCCGGGACCGGTTCCAGGGCCAGCGCCTCCTCCAGGCGCCGCCGGCCTTCGGCCTGCCATTTCCCGGGGAAGCGCGGGATGACGTCCTCGGCCAGGACCTCGTCCCAGCGGCGGCCGCCCGTGGACTCGAGCGGCGCGTCGAGCACGGCTCTCAGCTCCGGAGTGAGGGGAAGCTCCCGCAGCGCACCGAGAAGCTCGCCGATCCTCGCCGGATCACCCTCGCCCTCGGGCAGTGGGGCGCCGTCGATCCAGGAGACGGCCACGGCCGCCTGATCCCCGAACATCGTCACCGGCGTCAACGGCTCCGGCACCGCGAACGGCAGCCCGGAAGCCGCGATCACCCGCAGCAGTTCGGTCCGGCGCGGCATGGCCTCCGCCGCCGCCGGGCGCCGGCTGATCCGCACGGCCGCGACACCGGGAAGCAGAACGACGTGATGGATCTGGCCCCGGCCGAGGCGTGCCGTGTCAAGGGGGGCGCCCGGCACGAGCGCGTCGGCTATCTCCAGCAACGGGGCAGGTATCGGGTCACTCACGCTTCGGCCTCTTCCTTCGAAAACTCACCGGTCGACAGTAGACCTTCGACGCCACGGGAAAAGACGCCGGTGGGCATCGAGCCGGGCGGAGACCACCGTCAGGCGGCGACGCCGCGAGCCGGGAGTCCGTGCGGGCGCGCCTCCGCCAGAACCGTCTCGGCGCCGGCTCCGAGCCGTACGGCCAGCTGGAAACGGTGCCGCTCACCGACCCTGCGCGGTTCGAAGGAGACGTGGGCGAAGCCCGCCTCCGGGGTGCTGGACGCCGCGAGCCGGTCCAGTTCGTGGTCGACCCGTGCCCACTCGGCGGCCGGGACGTACTGGCGCATGATCGAGTGCCAGATCACGGTGAGCGTGCCGGGCTCCAGCCGGACGCCCGCGAGGAAGTCGGCGGCGCCGGCGGTCTCGACCTCGGCCGGCACGCGGGCGGCCAGGCGCAGGGCACCGTCGAGCCGTGCGGCGCGGGCGATCTGGTCCGGCCAGACGTAGGCCCGCAGGGCCAGCGCGCCGCCGGGTGACAGCGGGTCGATGGGGGTCAGGTCGCAGCCACGCCGCTCGACGATGTCCAGGGCCGGATGCTCGGCTGCGGCTTTCGCCAGCCACGCGGGCGGAGCACCGTGCCAGGCCTCCTCCAGGAGGACCGGCGAGTCGGCCGGGCCCCAGGCGAAGTCCTCGTGGACGAAGCGGAAACGGTCGGCCCGCAGGTTGAGCCCCGCGCTGGAGCCCAGCTCGAACAGCCTGATCGGCAGCGGGCCGGCGTGCGTGGCCCTCAGCAGGCCGGCGATCAGGAGATTGGCCCGGCCGACCTCGTTGGTCTGCGGCGGGCGGGTCATCCAGTCGCGGACCGCCTCCGTCTCGGCGGCGACGGCGGCCCGGAAGGCGTGCCAGCAGGCATCGGGCCCGGCCGGGTCGAAGGCGCCCCCCGCGCTGGGATAGTGGGCGGCCAGGTCGGGGCCGCGGCCGGTGAGGACGAGAGCGTGCACCCCGCCGAGCAGCCGCAGCGCGACGGCGTCGGGTCCGGGCGCGTCCTCGTATCCGGCGAGCGCCTCCGCGCAGGGACCTCCGGCACGGACGTCCTGCGCCACCCGCTCCAGCAGGAACGCGTAGAGCGGCGAGCCGAGGCTCGCGCAGCTCCGCGCCTGATGCTCGACCATGACGGCGACACGCTCGCGGGACATGGGGTCCTCCTCATCCGGATAACGAGGATCATCCACCCGCGACGGCCGGCGGAGCAGAGCCGAACGGTGTGAACCGCGTCACGGCGGGTCGTGACAGCGGGAGCGCCGAATCCCCGGCGCTGCTCGCCGGCGCTGCTCGCCGGCGCTGCCGAACCCGGCCCCGAAACCCCGCGGCGATCGAACGCCACGCGAAGCGGGCCCGCCGGCGACGGCTGACCTGACGAGACGTCCAGGCGGTGTGAAACGCCCTCCCCGCCCTCGTGAGAGGACGGGCAGGGCGTTCGTATGTCCGAAGGCGGCCGGTTTTCCCGGGCCGACCACCTCGGCGCACCGCCTCACGACGACGCGATCTCGGGTGCTCCCGAAGGGTCGCTCCGGGCACGAGACGATCATGATGCTACCGTCCGTCGCCCGGTCGATGATCACATCCGCCGGCTCCCGTCCTGGTGGCCGACGACGAGCGGGCCGAGGACCCGGCGCGGTGGAACGGCCTGAACCTGCTCGGCTTCGCCCTCATGAACGTGCGGCAGACCCTGCTGGAGCACGCGTAGGCCGGGTCAAGGGCGTCCGGACGCCCTTGACTCGTGGTCCCGGCGGTTAACCGCTCCGGCGCAGAGGCCGATCAACCGGCGGGGGCGAACCTCGGGAGTGGGTGGACGTGCACCCGGTCCTCCGAAAGTTCGGCCCGAGCCAGATCGGTCAGATGGTTGTGGTGGGTGAAAACGATCATTTGGAATCGGTCGGCCATTTCGTCCAGCACGCCCAGGGTCGCGCGGGCGCGTTGGTCGTCGAAGGTCATGAAGATGTCGTCCACGACGAAGGGCAGGGTGTGCTCCTCCTCGGCGTACAGTTCCAGCGACGCCAGCCGCAGTGAGAGATAGAGCTGGTCCCGTGTGCCCTCGCTGAGCTGGCCGACCTTGAGGAGGTGGGCTCCGCGTCGCGCCAGTACGACGGGGGAGTCCTCTTCCTGATCGAGCTCCAGGCCGTTGAACCCGTCCAGGGTCAGTCTCCCGAACAGCTGACTCGCCCTGGCCAGAATCGGATCCTGCTGCGACTGCCGATATTCCTCGATGCATCCGCTGAGAATGCTGCGGGCTATCTGCAGGCGAAGATATTCCTCACTCTCCTCCACCAAGGCCGCGGCGGTGATTTCGGCGTCCGCGGCGGCTTGAGCGGCCTCAGCCGAGCCGTCAAGCCGCGCGAGTTCGTTCTTTCTCTCGCCGGAGAGCGTGGACTGGGCGGTTTGCTGCGTTTCCAGCACGGCGACGCGGTCCGTGAGCTCGTCCAGCTCGGCCTGGAGCCGGTCGGGGTCTGCGTCCGCGGCTTCCGCCATGAGGATCTGGAGATCTTCTCCGACGGAGGGGATCGTCGCGGTCACCTCCGTGAGAGTGGATATCAGACCGGTGTGCCGTTCGCGCCGCCGTACGGCCTCGCTCAGGGCTTCGACACCGTCCACCCAGGACTTCTCGGCGAGCCCGGCGAGCTCCGTCCCCAGCCGTCCGGCGGTTTCCTGGAGATCATCGACAGCCGTCATAAGTCTGCCGTTCTCGGTCCGCAGGAATACACGTCTTTCGGCGGCGGAGCGGTTCGCCCTGGCTTCCTTGTGGAGGTTCTCCATGAGTTCGTGGCGTTCGGTCTCGTCGTCGGGGAACCGCCGGCCGCACGCGGCGGCGATGGTCTCCAGTGCCGTGTGGAACCGTTCCACCACGGCTGTGTCCTGCTCCGCGCTCTTCTCGCTCTTGACGGCCTCGGCCGTCGCGGTCGCCACCTGTTCGAGCCGGTCCAGGTCGGCGAGGGCCTCGACGGTGTCACGGTCGGCCGGCAGTTCGGCTCGGACAAGTAGCTTGTCCCAGTCGCACTTCCACGCACTCAGATCACGCTTGTGATCGGTGACCTGGGCATCTGCCTCTTCCAGCTCGTCGCGAGCCATGGTGATCCGCTCCTCGCAAGCGGTGCGCTCCTGCGCCGCCACGTCATGAAGAGCCAACCGGGTCTCGGCGATCTCCTGGAGTTCGGGCAGCTCCGCCAGGGCGTTCTCCGCGTTCAGCGACGCGGCTCCCTCGGGGATACGCAGCTCCTCCCGGAGCCGCGCCATGTGCTGGGCGGCTCGCCCCCGCAGAGACGCGAGCGTGGCCCGCACGTCGGCAAGCTCGCTGACACCCTCACGGAGTCTTCCGGCGTTTTCCAATGTGGTGGGAGCGGCATTGGGGGTGGGCCGGGGCCCGGCGAAGTCCTTCCAGAGATGGATCCACTCGGCCTCCAGTTCCTCGGCGCGGCGGTCGAGGACGGATAGCTCTTCGCCGAGCTCGTCCAGCCTGCGCTCATCGCCACCGATCTGGAGCTCCAGTTGGTAGCGCTTCGCGACCCGGTCCGCCTCTTTTCGCATCTGGTCGGCGAGTTGGTCGGCCCGATCCAACGCGAGCTTGAACCCTTCGGCCCTCGCGTGCTCCCCATCACGGATCTCCGTCCAGAGGGCGTCGCGGGCGGATCGTGCGGCGGCGAGGTCGTCGTCGGTGGGCGGTGGGTCGTTGTTCAGCAGGGCTGCCAGGGACAAGCGCTCATCCGCCAGCTGCTTCGTCAGCTCCTTCGTGCTTTTGGCCAGATCCCGCCGGTCCCGCTTGAACTCACTCAGAGCGCCGGTATGTGCTTCGATCTCCGCGCGGGCGGGCAGCACGATGGTTCCCGCGTCCGTTACGGCGAGCGCCGTCAGCTTCAGGTCGCGCAGGATCTGCTCGATGATGCCGTGGATCCGCCGTTCGTCCTCGTCGGCGGTGGCCATCCGGCTGAGCAGGTCTGCGGGAACGGCGGCGAGGACGGCACGCAGTGGTCCGCTGTCCTCGGCGGGCGGAAGCTCGCTGAGCCTCTTCTCCGCCTCCTCCAGCCTGCGCCTCCGTTTGTCCAGGGCCTGGAGGCCCTGTGCCAGCGCGGACTCCACCACGGTGCGTCGTTCGTGGAGTTCTTGGGCGCGCGTTCGCACGGACCGAGGAACCTTGTAGCGGACGGAGTCGCTCAGTGAGGCGTCTGGATGCACCTGGCGCAGGAGTGACTCCGCCTCGTCACGAAGTTCGGCCGCGACACCGGCGGATCTCGCGAGCCGCTGCGCGGCGTTCAAGGCGGCTTTGCGGTCCTGGGAAAGGCTCTCGATCGCGTCGTCAACGGCGAGGAGGTCATCGTCGACGGTCAGTTCGTCCAGTTCGTGTACCGCCTCGTCGAGGCGTCGCCGGGTGCCGACCAGGCTGTCCTTCGCGACTCGCAGTTCCTCCAGCAGCCCGGGGAGGCGTTCGACCGCCTCCTTCGGCGCCAGGACGCCTTTCGCGAGTACCTCGTCGATTTGGGCGAGGAGCGTACGGCGCCGGTCCAGCGCGGGGAGCGCCTGGCTGAGCCGCTTGAGGCGTGAGTGCTCACTCCTGATCTGCTTCAGCTCTGCGGTCAGTTGAGCGAGGGATTCCCTCACAACCATGACTTCCCGCTCCCGCTGGGCGTACTCCTGCGGCTGGAGCGACGCGGTGCGCTGGCGATCCCGAGCCTGCTTCAGTGCGGCGATCCGGGTGTTGATCCGTGGTTTGAGGCCCCGCTGCTTGTAAAGCGCGTCGATGCGCTCGTCGATGACCCGCAGGGTATCGGAGAGCCGGAGCCCGGATCGGGAGGCGGCCAGGGCCTGCCTGAAATCCCCTCCACCGCGTGCCAGTGTTTCACCGCCCTTACGTAGTTCCGTGCTGGTCAGGGCGAATACCGAGGTGAACGTCGTCTGATCGATCCCGCTCAGAGCGGCATCGAGGACCGCCTGGTTCATAGGCGATCCGTCTGAGTCGAGCAGCGATGTGTTACGGGACTTGGTTCTGACGATCTCCAAGGCTTCACCGCTGGAGTCCCGGATCAGCGCGCCGAGACGTAGGGCGCCCTTGGCATGGACGAAGTCGTACGGCGAGCGCATGTCGATGCCGTACAGGAGCTGGTCGAGGGCGCGCAGGGCTGTCGACTTGCCCGCCTCGTTCGGCCCGGTGACCAGATGGATGCCCGGAGCGGACAGATCCAGGCTCGTCCCGGTGAAGGGACCGAACGCGGTGAGATCCAGCCTGTCGATCCTCATCGGCTCCGGCCTTCCGTGATCATGGATTCCAGTAGGTCGATGGCACCGTCGCCGATACGTTGCAGCCACTCCGAATTCTCGGGGCGGATTCCGTCGCGGCCGAGAGCCTCCGGCGGCAAGACCGGGTAGAGAGGGCTGCCGGTAACCAGCTTTCGCAGGGCGTCCTCGTTGGCACGCAGCACCTTGGCGGTGCGTCGGAGGTCGGCGAGCAGCCCCGCCGCGC
It includes:
- a CDS encoding DUF2332 domain-containing protein; translation: MSRERVAVMVEHQARSCASLGSPLYAFLLERVAQDVRAGGPCAEALAGYEDAPGPDAVALRLLGGVHALVLTGRGPDLAAHYPSAGGAFDPAGPDACWHAFRAAVAAETEAVRDWMTRPPQTNEVGRANLLIAGLLRATHAGPLPIRLFELGSSAGLNLRADRFRFVHEDFAWGPADSPVLLEEAWHGAPPAWLAKAAAEHPALDIVERRGCDLTPIDPLSPGGALALRAYVWPDQIARAARLDGALRLAARVPAEVETAGAADFLAGVRLEPGTLTVIWHSIMRQYVPAAEWARVDHELDRLAASSTPEAGFAHVSFEPRRVGERHRFQLAVRLGAGAETVLAEARPHGLPARGVAA
- a CDS encoding ATP-binding protein gives rise to the protein MRIDRLDLTAFGPFTGTSLDLSAPGIHLVTGPNEAGKSTALRALDQLLYGIDMRSPYDFVHAKGALRLGALIRDSSGEALEIVRTKSRNTSLLDSDGSPMNQAVLDAALSGIDQTTFTSVFALTSTELRKGGETLARGGGDFRQALAASRSGLRLSDTLRVIDERIDALYKQRGLKPRINTRIAALKQARDRQRTASLQPQEYAQREREVMVVRESLAQLTAELKQIRSEHSRLKRLSQALPALDRRRTLLAQIDEVLAKGVLAPKEAVERLPGLLEELRVAKDSLVGTRRRLDEAVHELDELTVDDDLLAVDDAIESLSQDRKAALNAAQRLARSAGVAAELRDEAESLLRQVHPDASLSDSVRYKVPRSVRTRAQELHERRTVVESALAQGLQALDKRRRRLEEAEKRLSELPPAEDSGPLRAVLAAVPADLLSRMATADEDERRIHGIIEQILRDLKLTALAVTDAGTIVLPARAEIEAHTGALSEFKRDRRDLAKSTKELTKQLADERLSLAALLNNDPPPTDDDLAAARSARDALWTEIRDGEHARAEGFKLALDRADQLADQMRKEADRVAKRYQLELQIGGDERRLDELGEELSVLDRRAEELEAEWIHLWKDFAGPRPTPNAAPTTLENAGRLREGVSELADVRATLASLRGRAAQHMARLREELRIPEGAASLNAENALAELPELQEIAETRLALHDVAAQERTACEERITMARDELEEADAQVTDHKRDLSAWKCDWDKLLVRAELPADRDTVEALADLDRLEQVATATAEAVKSEKSAEQDTAVVERFHTALETIAAACGRRFPDDETERHELMENLHKEARANRSAAERRVFLRTENGRLMTAVDDLQETAGRLGTELAGLAEKSWVDGVEALSEAVRRRERHTGLISTLTEVTATIPSVGEDLQILMAEAADADPDRLQAELDELTDRVAVLETQQTAQSTLSGERKNELARLDGSAEAAQAAADAEITAAALVEESEEYLRLQIARSILSGCIEEYRQSQQDPILARASQLFGRLTLDGFNGLELDQEEDSPVVLARRGAHLLKVGQLSEGTRDQLYLSLRLASLELYAEEEHTLPFVVDDIFMTFDDQRARATLGVLDEMADRFQMIVFTHHNHLTDLARAELSEDRVHVHPLPRFAPAG